From the genome of Cyanobacteriota bacterium:
GGCTAATCGGGGAAACAGTGTATAAATCTCTTGCTTCAGATTATGGAGAGGTTCGTCTCGAATAAATGCACCCATCTCTAGATTTTCATCAACGCTCAATGAGCGGAACACGTTAGCAATTTGTGGCACATACCCCATGCCAAGTTGCACAATCTGGTTGGGTCTCAGCCCAGTAATAGTCTGTCCCTTAAAGGTAATAGTGCCACGATGGGGAGCAAGCAGGCCAAAAATTGTCTTTGCCAATGTAGACTTCCCAGCGCCGTTAGGGCCAATCACAACGACAAGTTCTCGAGGATACACCCTAAAGTTCACACCCTGCAAAATGTCTAGATCCTTGACATACCCAGCGTAGACATCTTGAACATCTAGAAGCGGAACATGATCGTCCATTCAGCAGTGACCCTAAAGCTACGATAACAATGTTAAATCCGTCTTAATTCTAATATGGACAATGGCAGCGCCCCTAGGCAAAGAAAAATGGGGGCAATGCCCCTCTAACGACTAAAAAATTCTCGGGGTAGTATAGTAACGATACACAAATGATTAAACGCAACTGATCTTCAACATCATTAGTTTTTCCAAAAGTCGCTAGATTAGTGATTCGTTAACTTAGTGACTTAAATTATTAGATGTAGGGTGGTTGACTTTGCCTGGGGCATAGATTAGGGGGTTACGGGTGCGTGTCTACTGAAACTATTTCCAACTTGGTTGGGTCTTCTCAGTGTCATGCTGTCACTAGCGATTCACTCAAGGATGATGATAACGCTGCTTGGGTTTTATGGGTGGACTTACCTGCTCGCTTAGAATGGATTGAGCGCATGAGCTGGGTGCGCTTGGTTGATCGCCTGGCCGAGAGCGAGCTAGTTGATGGTCATGATACAGGATTTCAGGTCTTTCGCAAGAGCTGGAAGCATCTATTGAGTACAGGGCAAGTTAGACCGGAGGGTGATTATCAAGGAATCTTGACTAAAGTTCATAGCCGTTGGTTCCAGGGTAGTCAGTGGGATATTGCATCTATTCAAGCCTGGGATCGCTATGTGGATGCAATCGCCGTCTATCACCAGCCAGGTTTGACGATCGCAACCTTGAATGAACACGAAGACATGCTGCAGCGATTAGCTGGATCCTTCAGTCAAGTTCTCCCCTATTTACCCACAGCCTATCGTGACGCGATTTTTCACTTTGGTGCCCTAGACCAGTTCTATAATAATCTTCGAGACCTGGCAGAAGATGCTAGTCGTGGTATCTGCTATTTGCCAACGGGTTTGCTGCAGCAGTATGGCCTCACTCGACAAAATATCCTAACAGCAGACTGTTGTCACACATTAGGCTATCAACGCTTCATGCAGTTTTGGTTAGATGAGTATCTACCATGTTTACGTCAGCAGGTTAGAGAGTTAGTAGTTGCCCACGATCTACCCCCATCCTGGAAGCTACTGCGAGACTGGTCACTTCAGCGGTATGACCGCATTGAGCGGGTCTTTCGTCAATGTGAATATGATTATGTCGAATTCCCAAAAATCTATTGGGCAGAGGTGCGCCATTATTTAGGCAAGACTTAGGTTTGCCAGAGCTAAGTCTATGGACATGGCACTCGCTGTTCAAACTGGTCACCGCTTGTTAGCCGACTGCCGTTAACAAAATCCCATCCTGACTGGGGTCGTTTTCCGGCGGGTTGTACCTCTCGTAGGAGCAAATATCCACTACCAGTCTGCACGACAGGGCCATACCCTTTGATTAGGGTAACAACTGTCCCTGGTGTTACTGGTTCTAGGATAGGGACTTTTTCTAGCAGTGGTTGATACTCTGGCGGCAAGGAGAGGGTTAGATTTGGATCCAAGGGTAACGTTGCGGTGATTTTAATATCACTACCCTGTAGCCTTGTCACACAAGAAGGATAAAAGCCCCGCACTTGGTTGTGCAAAGCAATAGCCGATCGCGTCCAGTCTAGATAATAGTCATGTTTTTGAATCAATGGAGCATAGGTAGCCCGGTCGTGATCCTGAGGAATAGGTTGTATAGAGCCAGCTTGAAGCTGCTTGAGGGTATTTA
Proteins encoded in this window:
- a CDS encoding ATP-binding cassette domain-containing protein: MDDHVPLLDVQDVYAGYVKDLDILQGVNFRVYPRELVVVIGPNGAGKSTLAKTIFGLLAPHRGTITFKGQTITGLRPNQIVQLGMGYVPQIANVFRSLSVDENLEMGAFIRDEPLHNLKQEIYTLFPRLA
- a CDS encoding squalene/phytoene synthase family protein, yielding MSTETISNLVGSSQCHAVTSDSLKDDDNAAWVLWVDLPARLEWIERMSWVRLVDRLAESELVDGHDTGFQVFRKSWKHLLSTGQVRPEGDYQGILTKVHSRWFQGSQWDIASIQAWDRYVDAIAVYHQPGLTIATLNEHEDMLQRLAGSFSQVLPYLPTAYRDAIFHFGALDQFYNNLRDLAEDASRGICYLPTGLLQQYGLTRQNILTADCCHTLGYQRFMQFWLDEYLPCLRQQVRELVVAHDLPPSWKLLRDWSLQRYDRIERVFRQCEYDYVEFPKIYWAEVRHYLGKT